The DNA segment TACAACTGGAGTGAAATTCGGCAGCGTCGATGTGGCCGGTCAGCGGCAAACTTCGGATGTGGATGAGCAAGTTGAGCCGACCGATCGGCTGTATATTTTTGTCGCCCCGACATCAGTGGAAGTCGGGGCCGTCGAGCAAATTTGTGATGCAGCGGGCGATCGACCCGTGATTTTGCTCAATCCCCGTTTAGAAGATGTTTCGATTATCGGGATTGGCTATGCGGGCCGACAACTGCGGGAACGCTTCTTAGTGACGATCGAGCCTGCATACTATCTGCGGCCTCTCGATGATACGACCGCACTCATGCGGAACTATCCGACGCCCTGGCAACTCTGGTGTCAGCAAGCGGCAGAGTGGTCGGTCATCGCCGAAGAACGGGAGCGTCCTGACTCGGAACGCATTGATGCCTTGCTCCTGGCGGCAACGGGCGAGCAAAAGCCCAAGTCAGCGGGGTTCTTGGCCCAGATTGGTTCCTTTATCAATGCCTTAAACCGTTAATCGGCTGGTGGGCGATCCAGGAGCGCGATCGCAATTCTACTCAAGGGCGTATATATATTTGGGACTTACCCCTGTGGATTAACCGAAAATCCACGGGGGTTTTTGGTGATTTTTCAGTCTTTCATGAAGTCATACGGCAGTTCAATGATCTTTTGTTAGACTGACGTGATTCTGCTAACCATGTCGGGCAATCTAAGCTCATCATGGGGGTATCCCGTGGCAGTCATCAGTAGGCACAGGCGCTAGTCTAAGTCTCCATGCAGCGCAATTGGTGCGTTCAATTGGAAAGTCAGTTCTGTCATGCGGTTAATGATTCAGCGCTCATGCTGGATTGTGGTATCTATTTCGACCACCTCTATCGCGCCCATATATTTCCCGTTGTTCGAGAGTTTCTATGAGTGATTGTGCTTCCCGTCGAATTATTTTTGGTGACGTTCATGGTCACTATGACGGTCTGATGTTGCTGATGGATGCGATCGCACCGGGAAGCGATGATGAAATTTATTTTCTGGGTGACTTGATCGATCGTGGCCCCAAAAGCTCCAGCGTCGTGAATTTTGTCCGCGAGCATAACTACGCTTGTGTGTTGGGCAACCACGAACAGATGGCGATCGAAGCATTCCCAGACAGCGAAATTTCCCCGCCTGCGTTACAGGCTTGGTTGCATAGTGGCGGGCGTGCGACCCTGGCGAGCTACGAAGACCCGGTGCTGATTATGGAGCATTTGGAGTGGTTTCAGAGCTTGCCCTCATACCTTGATTTAGGTGATTTGTGGTTGGTGCATGCCGGGGTGCATCCTCAGATGCCACTGCATGAACAGGATCGCGATCAGTTTTGTTGGATTCGGGAAGCCTTTCATAACGTCGAGCAACCGATCTTCGAAGATAAGCTGATTATTACCGGACATACGATCACCTTCACGTTCCCAGGGGTTGCGCCGGGGGCACTGGTGCAGGGCAATGGCTGGATTGATATTGATACGGGTGCATACCACCCCCGCAGCGGCTGGATGACAGCCTACGATGTGACCAATCAGAAAGTTTACCAGGTCCAGGTTTACGAAAATCAAGTCCGTGTCCTCCCCCTCGAAGAAGCCTTGATTAAGGTTGATCAACATTCCTTATCTAGACGACAAGCCATGATGATTTAGATGGCTTTGGCGTGATTTGCCACTGGGATTGTGTAAAAGCTGGCTTTCCCCGGTCGACCGACTGCCCTAAGATGGAAAGCCGGATACGTTGTTACACAATTTACGGTAGAGGACTGGACGATTATGGGGCGTGCCAAGAAAGTTGTACTAGCCTATTCTGGTGGGGTCGATACTTCCGTTTGTATCCCTTACTTGAAGCAAGAATGGGGCGTGGAAGAAGTTATCACCCTGGCGGCGGATCTGGGACAAGGTGACGAACTAGAGCCGATTCGCCAAAAGGCATTGGACTCAGGGGCGGCGGTTTCTTTAGTCGAGAATATGCAGGAAACCTTTATCCGGGACTACGCATTTCCCGCGATTCAGGCAAATGCCTTGTATGAAAATCGCTATCCGCTCTCGACTTCCTTGGCGCGGCCGCTGATTGCGAAGGCGTTGGTCGAAGCCGCTGCCAAATATGGGGCGGATGCCGTGGCCCATGGTTGTACGGGTAAAGGAAACGATCAAGTCCGGTTTGATGTGTCGATCGCGGCGCTTAATCCTGATCTCAAAGTCCTGACCCCGGCCCGGGAGTGGGGCATGAGCCGCGAAGAAACGATCGCCTACGGTGAGCAGTTTGGCATCCCGACGCCGGTGAAGAAATCTTCGCCCTATAGTATCGACTTGAATCTGTTGGGTCGCAGTGTCGAAGCGGGTCCCCTGGAAGATCCTTGGACGGAGGCGTTGGAAGAAGTCTATGCCATGACCAAGGCGATCGCCGACACACCGGATACCCCAGAATATTTGGAAATCACCTTTGAGCAAGGGATTCCAGTGGCGGTGAATGGCAAGACCTACGGCCCGGTCGAGTTGTTCGAATACCTCAATCCGATCGTCGGAGGTCACGGGATTGGCCGGCTGGATATGGTGGAGAACCGCTTGGTGGGCATTAAGTCTAGAGAAATCTACGAAGCCCCGGCAATCTTGATGTTGATTCAGGCGCACCGTGATCTAGAGAGTCTCACCCTGGCTAAGGATGTGTCGCATTACAAGCGGGGGATTGAAGAGACCTACGCCAATCTGGTTTATGACGGCCAGTGGTATAGTCCGCTGAAAACGGCACTTGACGCGTTTATCCAAGACACGCAGAAGTACGTGAATGGCACCGTGCGCGTGAAGTTGTTCAAAGGAACGGCCACGGTAGTGGGTCGCAAGTCGGCTGACTCGCTCTATACCGAAGACTTGGCGACCTATGGTTCCAGTGACGCCTTTGACCATAAAGCGGCTGAAGGCTTTATCTACGTCTGGGGCTTGCCCACAAGGGTTTGGGCCCAGAAGCGACGCGGCTAGGCGCTGGAATGACGGTAACTGATATGCTCGCGGTGGGGGTCGAGGCCGAGCCCCACCGCGATTTTTTATGGTTTGCGATGTCACAGATTGGCTTGCTGCTGCGTCTTATGGGTAAATGCTGTAAGGCGAGGGTTGCCAGTGAACTTATTAGAGATTCAGGCCAGCGTGCGTGAGGCGAACTCCATTTCGCGGCAATTGTCTGGTGCTTTTATCCAGGCTTGGCGATCGCCCCAACCGGGTGTCGCTTA comes from the Romeriopsis navalis LEGE 11480 genome and includes:
- a CDS encoding DUF1995 family protein, which codes for MTQLPNTLEEAIVQAQAASQAAIEAGYSRIGVELLFPELKAMPVAQQFAEAFVQYGEGLKIFFTDAGTAAWAKKNWDTTGVKFGSVDVAGQRQTSDVDEQVEPTDRLYIFVAPTSVEVGAVEQICDAAGDRPVILLNPRLEDVSIIGIGYAGRQLRERFLVTIEPAYYLRPLDDTTALMRNYPTPWQLWCQQAAEWSVIAEERERPDSERIDALLLAATGEQKPKSAGFLAQIGSFINALNR
- a CDS encoding metallophosphoesterase, with amino-acid sequence MSDCASRRIIFGDVHGHYDGLMLLMDAIAPGSDDEIYFLGDLIDRGPKSSSVVNFVREHNYACVLGNHEQMAIEAFPDSEISPPALQAWLHSGGRATLASYEDPVLIMEHLEWFQSLPSYLDLGDLWLVHAGVHPQMPLHEQDRDQFCWIREAFHNVEQPIFEDKLIITGHTITFTFPGVAPGALVQGNGWIDIDTGAYHPRSGWMTAYDVTNQKVYQVQVYENQVRVLPLEEALIKVDQHSLSRRQAMMI
- a CDS encoding argininosuccinate synthase; this translates as MGRAKKVVLAYSGGVDTSVCIPYLKQEWGVEEVITLAADLGQGDELEPIRQKALDSGAAVSLVENMQETFIRDYAFPAIQANALYENRYPLSTSLARPLIAKALVEAAAKYGADAVAHGCTGKGNDQVRFDVSIAALNPDLKVLTPAREWGMSREETIAYGEQFGIPTPVKKSSPYSIDLNLLGRSVEAGPLEDPWTEALEEVYAMTKAIADTPDTPEYLEITFEQGIPVAVNGKTYGPVELFEYLNPIVGGHGIGRLDMVENRLVGIKSREIYEAPAILMLIQAHRDLESLTLAKDVSHYKRGIEETYANLVYDGQWYSPLKTALDAFIQDTQKYVNGTVRVKLFKGTATVVGRKSADSLYTEDLATYGSSDAFDHKAAEGFIYVWGLPTRVWAQKRRG